AATGCGACAAATGCGACTACTCGACGTTGAAGTTGGGTTAGCTTTTGGATTGATGCCGAATTTCAAAAGTGTGGGGTttagaaacaaaggaaaatgaCATATATAGTTGAAATTGCGTAAAGCAAATCATTATTTGTTCACCATGATTCCCACCATAAGTTTACATTATAGGCCATTGTAAAAGACGCTTTTTCACTTTCCTAAAGAAATGTTCTTCCTCTTCacttgttaaattttttatcgGGAATAAGTGACATGCGATTGAATTTCTCCtacataaaaatgaaatttattaatgtcttaatttaataataaaaaataattatcatgcaACGgacattataaatttatatccTGTcgtttttatatataaaaaaataataaaaaataaataaataaaaataaaagtcatagAGATCTATTGTATCACCTAACTTTTTTAGGTTCATGGTCAAACTTAAGTTACTTTCAACTTGTCTAGCACTCttcattttatctattttttcaacCTATCATAATGTCTTTCACCAATGCAATTTCAATTCTAAAGTTTGAAGCTCATGCCATGGTACCAAAGAAAATGTAGCAAATGAAAGGCTTTCTTCCTTTACAAGAAATAGATGGAGCGTTGGGACAGacctcaaaatcaaaattgggaCCATATTGATTTAACCATATTCGTTGGCTATCAATTAAAGTCAAATTCATTGTGCCATTTGGAAAATGAGAGTGTGGCAACCACACGATACCATGTGCCACACACTTACCCCTGAGAGTGATGGGCGTTCTGTACACGAGTCTTTGACAACACCTCCAGGAGTCATCAACCTTGGGACCCGAGAGGTGGGCCCCTTGCTCCTCCTTTATCTTCTATTTTGTGTGTGCGATCAATTTGCGGTCCCattctaacaaaaacaaaatgtccATTGacacccccttttttttcctcaataatGCAATTTGGAAAACTATTTGATCATGAAATGTTTCTGTTTTTGATCAAGAGATGTTTCAAACTTATAtacaaaagaatattttatttaaggtCAGTTTCCCATCAACCCATCAACTTGAAATTATTTGACATGAAACTTCTTGAAAAGTTGGATTTCAAAAATGTAGTTTTCAACCCAAATTCGAATCAATTGTATCTAGCCATCTAATTCACTGGGGCGGGTGAAGAACtgttattaaacaaaaataaaactaaaaaataaaacaaattattaaaaaagtatACTTATTGGAATATAGATATCactaattattttaagaatatgtatgattttaaaaatgagCGGATCGATCCACCTCATATTAAAGGATcattataatttggaaattcttttgattttttagataTGATATCCCTCCCATTCTTGTTAGAGATTCAAAACCACGATATATGAATTAAACCCTATAGGTATTAGTGCTCACAAGTTATTACCCATGACataaaggaaaaagttaataaataccTTAAGAGTAATGacctagaaaatatttttagaaatattttataggtaaagaaaaaaaaaagctaatcttttttactatttttttaatatttttcatgaaattagtatctaaactttcttaaaataactttttagaaattttcttaaaataagtcATTAACTCGTTAATAGAACCCTAACATAAAAAACCATTCCAATGGGCATCATTAGGCAgtatatatctataattttacTATTACATATTGGCCCAACACTTGGGCAATTGCATTACTGTCTGTTTTCTTAAAGTCTCTCTCTAGTTGATTCAACAAAGTCATTTGGGTATCTTTTTGAGAGAAATAGACATTGGTCACTTACACTTTGCAGTCTCAAAATCCCAGGCCAGAACCTACAGGCCCCCTATTAAGTCTTCAGGTAACATAATTTCCTGATGGACGAATAGAAAAACTctattttcttgtcattttttgGAGTTGtagacaaaattaaaggactAGCATGCTAGTGTAATGTGTAATTCTTCTTTATTGACTAAAAATAGAACCCGTTGCCGGTATGTAACACACAAGCCATCTTAATTCATCTAATATGCTAGGATATGTGACATAGATATAATACGTGTTTAAAAATGATTATGTACCACTCACGTGTCCAGTTCAATACACCATATATCACTCTAGTGTTCCATTAGTACACAAAACTTTGCTCTTTAATGTaagttaaatataaaaaaaactttcattacCAGTCTTCAGTCTTTACTTGAACACtgtcaatcaaaaaaaaattatgaatttgaaaCCGAATTTCACATTCAATGACAGCCTGAGCAGTGAGCATCTTCTAATTTGAAACTGATGTTTAACTCCTCAATTGTTGAAGCCCCTCAGCCCACCAATGATATTAGAAGCATCAGCTCGTTTCATGAAACAGCTCAGAAAGACTTTACCATCTGATAATGAAATTCTCTTGAGGAGCATTAGGACAACTCTATCTCTATATGATCCAAGACGAGCTCTTCAGCCATCATTGCTCAGACCAGTGAAGCTGTATGGTGTCTTTCTTCCTCCTTGAGTACAACCCTTAACAGAGGTGAGAGAAAGTTTTGGGAGGGAATACTTCCCCCCTAAAACCAACCCAATAGATCAAAGGACCAACAAATAAGCAATTTGACCTACAAAGACTAAACACCAAACTCACCTATGATAAACAAATAGAtttatacaataaattttactgTCTTAACCACCGGTGCTTTGATTAGGACTGAACTAAAATCAGGTTATGACTCAGCCTACTTGAGGGAGTGTATGGACTCCCTTACCATATAAGCCTCTCAAGCATTGGTTTTTCAATGAGTAGAACTACCATCTCCACAACCAGGTAGGGTTCGACACATCCCTCCCCAccatttttgttacaaaaaataaaatgatatatccGATTAAGCTTGAAaactaactcttttttttttttttaaatgtcacaACTCTCCATTGGCCATTGCTAATTTAAATGAAGTTCCCTCTGTTGCTCTGTATGATCTTAAGGAAGCATCTTCCACTATATGATTACTCGGCGTAGAACAACAAGCTCTAATGCCAAAACTGATGTAGCACAAATTCTCAGCACCTAGGCTGAGAATTTACCTATGAATCATCACCTAGACTTGCTTAAAATTCACCgtcaaaaaaagggaaaaaaatattatgaattcaGCATCTAGGCTCAGTTGCTTTAGATCAACTCAACATCagatcattgaaaattttccaattaaaatttcattcatcATACACTTCTCTTTGTAAGAGTACAACAGCATGCATATATGATATCTAAACTACTCATTTatatgtttatcaaaaaaaactactcatttatatatatatatatatatatatatatatatataagcccaattattgaattatgaaaAGAATTGATagtagaaaattaaatataggtatagcataaaataaaatactaataacctAAGCAACTAATAAGAcctaaaatgaaatccaatggaacaataataaaaatacaactgaattcaaaataaaaataaattgtctTCATGCTCCTTCCATCAACTCCCACACATAATTTTATGGTGACATTTATCAAGTATGACTACATGCAGTTGTAGAACGTGACTATTCGTAGATTTATACACAAATTTTGAATAAGTTAGTATAACATAGCTCATAATGTATCTATAATCAATAgaatttcaagaaaaagaaaatcataaaagtAATCTAATGCATTCACCTAAATTCAGAATCTTCATATGATTCAGAGCTCTCATAAGCAGGAGTAGTTTCATAAGCATTGGAATCTTCAGATGCCTCAGAACTCATATATGAAGGAGGAGCCTCGTAAGTAGTTGTATCCTCAGAAGATTCAAATTTTTCATAAGCCGGTGTTTCACGAAGAACACTTTCTGCAGTTTGAACAAGCTGAAGCCAGTAATGCACTCCATTAGCCACATCATATACCATAAGTCCAAACCTACCTCCAACCCAACTGCCCAGTTGACTTCCCACAAGATAGCCAAACCTCCCAAACCTTTGCTCTCCAAAAAAACCACCAGCATACGTGCCAAACAATGTTCCAGTGCCTCTGAGGAACCCTTCTGTCATGGTACCACCATAGTATATTGCTTCAAAAAAGTCCCATCCAGAGGAGATAATGGGGCCTATAATGCGCTTGGCTTTCCGGGTTGCCAACTTTGCGGCCTTTGCCCCTTCTTTCTGTGCTTGTTTGGCTGCATCTTTAGGAGCCATCCCCTGTGACAATGCGTCAACTAAGGCATTCTCAACTGCAATATTCCTTGCTTTTTCAACATGAGCAGCTCTAATGTTGTAGAAGTACAGCTTCACGCCCTCTTTCACACCACATGCTACAGTTCCAGAGCCCATGTCGAAACAGTTCAAGAAAGTAAACTTCCCACTTTGAGATGAAGCCTCTTCCCCAACCAGCTGCCGACATTTTTCAGCtataaaaagtaaaagcaaGGTAAAGTTTGTATACTTCTATTAGAACGAAATGCATAACAAAACAACCAAGTGAAGATTCGTAAACATATACAATATAAAATCACAAAACCAATTTAAAGATACAATCAAACACCATTTCTACATATTCTATTCAAAATTATTAGTTAAACACCTTTTGGTTGACAGCTTGGCTCTCTTTCCAGAAACAAAAATTGCCAATAAGGATTCAAAAAACTTTAAATCTTCCTCACAATCCCCTACTTTGCCAAAAGATATGTCACCATAAAGTAAATGTAAGAACATACTAAGAATTTcttccattatatatatatatatatatatataaactaaacgCCATCATGAAGTATTCCTAAAGGGATGATAATATGGGAAAGGTCATGGTTGTCCCAAAACAGTTAAATGGAAAATAAGTTATACAAGAAAATGTATAGGATTTTGGTAACAACTGGAGCTACTTCATTCAGAAAGATAAGGAAAACAAAACCAGTCggatccaaaaaaatattaaaattgcAATAGCTCATCTAGAGTAAAGTCCAACAAACCTATTGTCCAGAGATTATGAAATGGAAGTTGGATCAGAGGGGCTGGTATAAAATCAACTGTATGGTAGAACATGAAGGACAAGGATCATATAATTCTACAATCCAACTAATAGAGTTAAGGACAATCAAtgtaatcatgtttttttttttccagaaaatgACAATTTATAACCACTCACCACGTTATACCGAAACGATGAAAACATATATTGGTTCCACATAAAGTGCCACAATGTAGCTATCCAACAATGTTGGGAAAATGCCATGAGTGATTCTATCATTCTA
This genomic stretch from Quercus lobata isolate SW786 chromosome 3, ValleyOak3.0 Primary Assembly, whole genome shotgun sequence harbors:
- the LOC115982540 gene encoding uncharacterized protein LOC115982540 → MDFDFQSNRVQVLLTIVGIIALSITAEKCRQLVGEEASSQSGKFTFLNCFDMGSGTVACGVKEGVKLYFYNIRAAHVEKARNIAVENALVDALSQGMAPKDAAKQAQKEGAKAAKLATRKAKRIIGPIISSGWDFFEAIYYGGTMTEGFLRGTGTLFGTYAGGFFGEQRFGRFGYLVGSQLGSWVGGRFGLMVYDVANGVHYWLQLVQTAESVLRETPAYEKFESSEDTTTYEAPPSYMSSEASEDSNAYETTPAYESSESYEDSEFR